The Bacillus oleivorans genome has a window encoding:
- a CDS encoding GNAT family N-acetyltransferase: MTIEKDGVKLTFYQEEFKQNLEYDLPEDQANFTGLPLEALEKCKIEDDRHPVVILYQNKPSGFFVLHGWEGVKLYSDNKDAILVRAYSINPEYQGKGIAKASLALLPSFVKENFPDKNEIILGVNFNNKHAQQVYLKTGFIDKGHRIMGTKGEQFVYHLPL, from the coding sequence ATGACAATCGAAAAAGATGGAGTAAAACTAACTTTTTACCAGGAAGAATTTAAACAGAATTTAGAATATGATTTGCCTGAAGACCAAGCAAATTTTACCGGCTTGCCGTTAGAAGCCCTGGAAAAATGTAAAATTGAGGATGATCGGCATCCTGTCGTGATTCTCTATCAGAATAAACCCTCAGGATTCTTCGTCCTTCATGGCTGGGAAGGGGTAAAGCTGTATAGCGATAATAAAGATGCGATTTTGGTAAGAGCCTATTCGATTAACCCTGAATACCAGGGGAAAGGCATTGCGAAAGCATCTCTTGCTTTGCTGCCGTCCTTTGTGAAGGAAAACTTTCCGGATAAAAACGAAATCATTTTAGGGGTCAATTTTAACAACAAACACGCACAACAGGTATACTTAAAAACTGGATTTATCGATAAAGGCCATCGCATAATGGGTACAAAAGGTGAACAATTTGTATACCATTTGCCGCTTTAA
- the prfA gene encoding peptide chain release factor 1, whose product MFDRLQAVEDRYDRLNELLSDPEIVNDPKKLREYSKEQSSIQETVEVYRQYKEIKEQYTDAKAMLEEKLDPEMRELVKEEVGELEEQLEELEARLKILLIPKDPNDDKNVIMEIRGAAGGDEAALFAGDLYRMYSRYAESQGWKIEIIEASTTGVGGYKEIIFMINGHGAFSKLKYENGAHRVQRVPETESGGRIHTSTATVAVLPEAEEVEVDIHEKDIRVDTFASSGPGGQSVNTTMSAVRLTHIPTGIVVSCQDEKSQIKNKEKAMKVLRARIYDKFQQEAQAEYDQQRKSAVGTGDRSERIRTYNFPQNRVTDHRIGLTIQKLDQILEGRLDEVIDSLVMEDQSKKLENAEA is encoded by the coding sequence GTGTTTGATCGTCTACAGGCTGTTGAAGATCGCTACGATAGATTAAACGAGCTTTTAAGTGATCCGGAAATCGTGAATGATCCGAAAAAGCTGCGTGAATATTCAAAAGAACAATCTTCTATTCAAGAAACAGTAGAGGTTTATCGTCAATATAAAGAGATTAAAGAACAATATACGGATGCAAAAGCGATGCTTGAAGAAAAGCTCGATCCGGAAATGAGAGAATTGGTAAAGGAAGAAGTAGGGGAGCTCGAGGAACAATTAGAAGAGCTCGAAGCTCGTCTTAAAATTCTCTTAATCCCGAAAGATCCGAATGATGATAAAAACGTTATTATGGAGATTAGAGGGGCTGCCGGCGGGGACGAGGCTGCTTTATTTGCAGGCGACCTATACCGGATGTATAGCCGGTATGCTGAATCTCAAGGCTGGAAAATTGAAATCATTGAAGCTAGTACAACCGGTGTTGGCGGATATAAAGAAATTATCTTCATGATTAATGGACATGGAGCCTTTTCAAAGCTTAAGTATGAAAATGGAGCTCACCGTGTTCAGCGTGTGCCGGAAACCGAATCTGGCGGACGGATTCATACATCAACAGCCACTGTTGCTGTATTGCCGGAAGCTGAGGAAGTCGAAGTCGACATTCATGAAAAAGATATCCGTGTTGATACCTTCGCTTCCAGCGGTCCTGGCGGCCAAAGCGTTAACACAACGATGTCTGCTGTCCGCTTAACGCATATCCCGACGGGCATTGTGGTTTCCTGTCAGGATGAAAAGAGTCAAATTAAAAACAAAGAAAAAGCGATGAAAGTTTTACGCGCTCGGATTTATGATAAATTCCAGCAGGAAGCCCAAGCGGAGTACGACCAGCAAAGAAAATCAGCGGTTGGTACCGGAGACCGCTCTGAGCGGATCCGCACCTATAATTTCCCGCAAAACCGGGTGACGGACCATCGCATTGGGTTGACGATTCAAAAACTAGACCAAATTTTAGAAGGCCGTCTAGATGAAGTGATTGATTCTCTTGTTATGGAAGATCAATCGAAAAAGCTGGAGAATGCTGAGGCATGA
- the serA gene encoding phosphoglycerate dehydrogenase, producing the protein MTLHILVSDPLSEEGLQPLRESKNIEVTVNTSLSKEDLIASIGRYDALLVRSQTQVTREVIENAANLKVIGRAGVGVDNIDLEATTEHGILVVNAPDGNTNSAAEHTIAMLMALARKIPQAFTALKEHHRWDRKSFVGVELKNKTLGIVGLGRIGSEVAARAKGLRLNVIAYDPFLTEEKADKMGIEYGTLDEVLQKGDFITVHTPLLKETKHIINRDAFQKMKDGVQIINCARGGIIDEEALYEAILSKKVAGAALDVFEEEPLQNFKLLELPEVIATPHLGASTVEAQENVAIDVCQDVLEILTGGLAKHPVNLPSLPLEVMKKIEPYFVLSEKLGSFVSRLSDEAIEEVCIYYSGELADLNTAPLTRNTVKGMLKRYLGDHVNDVNAPYLAKKKGITVNEHKTSSTKGFTNLLTVEIKTKTGLKKVAGTLLNGLGARIVKVDDYSVDVTPAGHMILIRHKDQPGAIGRVGTLLAKFDVNIATMQVGRSNVGGDAIMMLTVDRQAEEHVISQLKELTDIFNVIAIDL; encoded by the coding sequence ATGACACTGCATATTTTGGTCAGCGATCCATTAAGTGAAGAAGGTCTTCAGCCTTTACGGGAATCGAAAAACATTGAAGTCACTGTCAACACGAGTCTTTCTAAAGAAGATTTAATCGCGTCTATCGGCCGGTACGATGCCTTACTTGTCAGAAGCCAAACACAGGTTACAAGAGAGGTCATCGAAAATGCTGCCAATTTAAAAGTCATCGGCCGGGCTGGTGTTGGCGTTGATAATATTGACCTTGAAGCTACAACTGAACATGGGATTCTCGTTGTCAATGCACCGGATGGAAACACAAATTCAGCTGCAGAGCACACGATTGCAATGTTAATGGCATTAGCCAGAAAAATTCCACAGGCGTTTACTGCGTTAAAAGAGCATCATCGCTGGGACCGTAAATCATTTGTCGGGGTTGAATTAAAAAATAAAACATTAGGCATCGTCGGCCTCGGCCGCATTGGCAGCGAGGTAGCTGCCCGTGCAAAAGGCTTAAGGCTTAATGTCATTGCCTATGATCCGTTTTTAACAGAGGAAAAAGCAGATAAAATGGGGATTGAGTATGGAACGCTCGATGAGGTTTTACAGAAAGGAGATTTTATCACCGTTCATACACCTTTGTTGAAGGAAACAAAACATATTATTAATCGTGACGCCTTTCAAAAAATGAAAGACGGCGTGCAAATCATCAACTGTGCCCGGGGCGGCATTATTGATGAAGAAGCTTTATATGAAGCGATTCTTTCTAAAAAAGTGGCTGGTGCAGCCTTGGACGTGTTTGAAGAAGAGCCTCTGCAAAATTTCAAGCTGCTTGAATTGCCAGAAGTTATTGCTACACCGCATTTAGGAGCCAGCACCGTAGAAGCACAGGAAAATGTAGCAATCGATGTATGTCAGGATGTACTTGAAATCTTAACAGGAGGCTTGGCTAAACACCCTGTCAATCTGCCGTCCCTCCCGCTTGAGGTGATGAAAAAAATTGAGCCATACTTTGTCCTTTCTGAAAAATTGGGCAGCTTTGTTTCCCGTTTAAGTGATGAGGCGATTGAAGAAGTATGTATTTATTATTCTGGTGAATTAGCTGATTTGAATACAGCTCCTCTTACCCGTAATACAGTTAAAGGCATGCTCAAACGTTACCTTGGTGACCATGTCAATGATGTGAATGCCCCTTATCTAGCCAAGAAGAAAGGCATTACGGTAAATGAACATAAAACATCATCCACCAAGGGGTTCACAAATCTATTAACGGTAGAAATTAAAACTAAAACTGGATTGAAAAAAGTCGCTGGAACTTTGCTGAATGGTCTTGGTGCACGAATTGTCAAAGTCGATGATTATAGCGTGGACGTTACACCTGCTGGCCATATGATCCTGATCCGGCATAAAGACCAGCCTGGTGCAATCGGCCGAGTTGGTACCCTGCTTGCTAAATTTGATGTAAACATCGCAACCATGCAAGTGGGCCGTTCCAATGTAGGCGGAGATGCAATCATGATGCTAACCGTCGACCGCCAGGCAGAAGAACATGTTATCTCCCAATTAAAAGAGCTAACGGATATCTTTAATGTCATTGCAATTGATCTTTAA
- a CDS encoding pyridoxal-phosphate-dependent aminotransferase family protein translates to MLTDHQILRIPGPTPIPPSVQRAMNLPMIGHRGEETSELLKRIHPRLKPIFGTEQEVLILAGSGTAGLETAVVNTTQAGDEVLVLVTGSFGDRFAKICETYQLKIHRLDVPWGDAVDPEQVNAYLQNHPSIKVVFATYCETSTGVLNPIQEIASAIQSASDALFIVDGVSCIGGVKAKMDEWGIDILVTGSQKAFMLPTGLAFVAASERAWKVIEENPQPRFYLDLRKYRDNLAKYTTPFTPALSLLFGLEQALNLLETEGLENVYKRHQLMMEMTREACQALDLPLLTADDTASPTVTAIYPEDFEADQLRKVLKTEFGLSFAGGQNHLKGKIFRIGHMGYCTPADVLQFISLLELGLQQIGVKRDFGKGTIAAQTIYLERRK, encoded by the coding sequence ATGTTAACAGATCATCAGATTTTACGTATTCCAGGACCTACGCCAATCCCTCCTAGTGTTCAGCGGGCTATGAATCTGCCAATGATAGGACACAGAGGTGAAGAAACAAGTGAACTGCTTAAGCGAATTCATCCTAGATTAAAACCGATTTTTGGAACCGAGCAAGAAGTATTGATACTGGCCGGAAGTGGTACGGCTGGTCTAGAAACAGCGGTTGTCAATACAACCCAGGCTGGTGATGAAGTATTGGTTTTGGTTACAGGTTCCTTCGGTGACCGATTTGCGAAGATTTGCGAAACGTATCAGCTTAAAATTCATCGATTAGACGTGCCTTGGGGCGATGCCGTCGATCCGGAGCAAGTAAATGCTTATCTGCAAAATCACCCTTCTATCAAAGTTGTCTTTGCCACCTACTGTGAAACATCAACTGGTGTTTTAAACCCGATTCAAGAAATTGCGAGCGCTATTCAATCCGCTTCAGATGCCTTATTTATTGTTGATGGAGTTTCTTGTATTGGCGGTGTTAAAGCAAAAATGGATGAATGGGGTATCGATATCCTTGTTACCGGTTCACAAAAAGCGTTTATGCTCCCGACTGGCTTGGCATTTGTTGCAGCGAGTGAGCGCGCTTGGAAAGTCATCGAAGAAAATCCGCAGCCGCGTTTTTACTTAGATTTACGGAAATACCGTGATAATCTAGCTAAATATACGACACCTTTTACCCCTGCCTTATCTTTATTATTTGGACTTGAGCAAGCCTTGAACCTCTTAGAAACTGAGGGATTAGAAAACGTTTATAAACGGCACCAGTTAATGATGGAGATGACAAGAGAAGCCTGTCAGGCCTTAGACTTGCCGCTTCTCACTGCAGATGACACCGCGTCACCGACTGTTACAGCCATCTATCCAGAGGATTTTGAAGCAGACCAGCTTCGGAAAGTTTTAAAAACTGAATTTGGCCTGAGCTTTGCGGGCGGACAAAATCACTTAAAGGGTAAAATATTCCGCATTGGCCACATGGGCTATTGTACCCCTGCTGATGTATTACAATTTATTAGCTTATTAGAATTAGGATTGCAGCAAATCGGAGTAAAACGAGATTTCGGCAAAGGTACCATCGCAGCACAGACTATCTATTTGGAACGGAGGAAGTAA